GCGCGATGGTGTTCCAGAACTACGCGCTCTGGCCGCACATGACGGTCGCGCAGAACGTGGCGTTCCCGCTCCGCACCCGTCGCGTGCCGAAGGCACAGACGGCGGAGCGGGTGCGCGCCGCGCTCGAGCTCGTGGGGCTGACACACCACGCGACCTCGAAGCCGACCGCGATCTCGGGTGGCGAGCAGCAGCGCGTCGCGCTCGCGCGCGCGGTCGTGCAGGAGCCGGACGTGCTGCTCCTCGACGAGCCGCTGTCGAACCTCGACGCGAAGCTCCGCGTCGGCGTCCGTGACGAGATCCGGCGCATCCAGCAGCGCCTCGGCATCACGACCGTGATCGTCACGCACGACCAGGACGAGGCGCTGAGCATCTCGGACCGGATCGCGGTCATGCACGACGGGCGGATCGAGCAGATCGCGACGCCCGCGGCGCTCTACGCCCGGCCGGCCACGCTGTTCGTCGCCGGCTTCATCGGGTCCGCGAGCACGGTGGCGGGTCGGTTCCTGACCGGGACGCCCGCGACCGTCGGCGCGGACGACACGGTGCTCGTCCGACCGGAGCAGGTGACGCTCTGCGAGGACTCGCCGCTCCGCGCGACCGTCGCCCGTGTCCTGGCGCGCGGGCACTTCGCCGAGGTCGTGCTCGCCGCGGACGACGCCGAGCTCCGGGCGTACGTGACGGGGCCGCCACCCGCGGTCGGGAGCGAGACCGGCGTGCGGTTGGGCGAGGTCCTGGTCTACCGTGACGGCCTGC
The Curtobacterium citreum genome window above contains:
- a CDS encoding ABC transporter ATP-binding protein, giving the protein MTDTTTQKGDQMTDAPLLTDRATRLPAGSPDPAEDRSASTGLSVHGLRKTLGGRDVVAGIDLDVAPGELVSLLGPSGCGKTTTLRMVAGFLTADAGVVTMGDRDVTTLGPERRPSAMVFQNYALWPHMTVAQNVAFPLRTRRVPKAQTAERVRAALELVGLTHHATSKPTAISGGEQQRVALARAVVQEPDVLLLDEPLSNLDAKLRVGVRDEIRRIQQRLGITTVIVTHDQDEALSISDRIAVMHDGRIEQIATPAALYARPATLFVAGFIGSASTVAGRFLTGTPATVGADDTVLVRPEQVTLCEDSPLRATVARVLARGHFAEVVLAADDAELRAYVTGPPPAVGSETGVRLGEVLVYRDGLLAEVVR